The following proteins are co-located in the Fructilactobacillus carniphilus genome:
- the gyrB gene encoding DNA topoisomerase (ATP-hydrolyzing) subunit B gives MADRPEETKAERANDYNASQIQVLKGLEAVRKRPGMYIGATNSQGLHHLVWEIVDNGIDEALAGFADQIDVVIEKDNSITVTDNGRGIPVDNQKETGKSALETVYTILHAGGKFGGGGYKVSGGLHGVGASVVNALSENLSVEVTRNGKRYYMDFVRGHVHTPLEVVGDAPTDAHGTKVHFLPDPNIFTETTVYDMETLTTRVRELAFLNKGLRITIKDNRPAEPIEHDFHYEGGIRHYVEYLDRERQPLFKDPIYVEGVENDITVEVSLQYTDDYHSTLKTFTNNINTYEGGTHEEGFKQALTRIINVYARNNNLIKDNEDNLTGPDVREGLTAVVSVKHPDPQFEGQTKTKLGNSDARTATNHVFSQEFSKFMDEHPQVAKEIVQKGLLAAKARSAAKRAREVTRKKSGLEINSLPGKLANNTSKDPKVSELFIVEGDSAGGSAKQGRSRLTQAILPIRGKILNVEKATMDRILANEEIRSLFTAMGTGFGEDFDINKVNYHKLIIMTDADVDGAHIQTLLLTLIYNFMRPMIDKGYVYIAQPPLYRVRQGNKFQRYIDSDEELQQLLAELPASPKPQIQRYKGLGEMDAEQLWETTMNPTNRRLLRVTSDDAAAAAEAFQMLMGEKVAPRRQFIEENAKFVENLDV, from the coding sequence ATGGCAGATCGACCAGAAGAGACGAAAGCAGAACGCGCTAACGATTATAATGCGAGTCAAATTCAAGTCCTAAAGGGACTAGAAGCCGTCCGAAAGCGGCCCGGAATGTACATTGGGGCAACCAATTCGCAAGGATTACACCACCTTGTGTGGGAAATTGTTGATAATGGAATTGATGAAGCCCTTGCGGGGTTTGCAGACCAGATTGACGTAGTGATTGAAAAGGATAACAGCATTACTGTCACGGACAATGGTCGGGGTATCCCGGTCGATAACCAAAAAGAAACCGGGAAATCAGCACTCGAAACGGTGTATACGATTTTACATGCCGGGGGAAAATTTGGTGGTGGCGGTTATAAGGTCTCTGGTGGTTTGCATGGAGTGGGAGCTTCCGTGGTGAATGCTCTCTCTGAAAACTTATCCGTTGAAGTTACCAGAAACGGGAAACGATATTACATGGACTTTGTGCGCGGACACGTGCATACACCCTTGGAAGTAGTGGGGGATGCTCCAACTGATGCCCACGGAACAAAGGTCCATTTCTTGCCGGATCCTAATATTTTCACAGAAACGACCGTGTATGACATGGAGACGTTGACCACCCGGGTTCGCGAACTAGCCTTTTTAAACAAGGGCCTGCGAATTACGATTAAGGACAATCGTCCGGCCGAACCGATTGAACACGATTTTCATTACGAAGGCGGAATTCGTCACTACGTCGAATACTTAGATCGGGAGAGGCAACCTTTATTTAAAGACCCAATTTACGTCGAAGGGGTGGAAAATGACATCACGGTGGAAGTTTCGCTACAGTACACGGATGACTACCACAGTACGTTAAAAACCTTTACCAATAACATTAATACCTATGAAGGGGGAACCCACGAAGAAGGGTTCAAGCAAGCGTTGACGCGGATTATCAACGTTTACGCTCGTAATAACAATTTGATCAAGGACAATGAAGATAACTTAACGGGACCGGACGTACGCGAAGGGCTTACAGCAGTGGTAAGCGTTAAGCATCCAGATCCACAGTTTGAGGGTCAAACGAAGACCAAATTGGGTAATTCCGATGCCCGGACGGCTACGAACCACGTCTTTAGTCAGGAATTTTCGAAGTTCATGGATGAACATCCACAGGTGGCCAAAGAAATTGTGCAGAAGGGATTATTGGCTGCTAAGGCGCGTTCGGCAGCTAAACGGGCTCGGGAAGTAACTCGGAAAAAGAGTGGACTGGAAATTAACAGCCTGCCAGGGAAATTAGCCAATAACACCAGTAAGGATCCCAAGGTTTCGGAACTATTCATAGTCGAAGGGGATTCAGCCGGTGGTTCTGCTAAACAAGGTCGTTCTCGGCTGACGCAAGCTATCTTGCCAATTCGGGGGAAGATTTTAAACGTCGAAAAGGCCACGATGGATCGGATTTTAGCGAACGAAGAAATTCGGTCATTGTTTACCGCGATGGGAACTGGATTTGGTGAAGACTTTGATATTAACAAGGTTAACTACCACAAGCTCATCATCATGACGGATGCTGATGTGGATGGGGCTCACATTCAAACGCTGTTGTTGACCTTGATTTATAACTTTATGCGACCAATGATTGATAAGGGATACGTCTACATTGCCCAACCACCTTTGTACCGGGTCCGGCAAGGAAATAAGTTTCAGCGCTACATTGATTCGGACGAAGAGTTACAGCAGCTGTTAGCTGAATTACCAGCGTCACCCAAACCACAAATTCAACGTTACAAGGGACTGGGTGAAATGGATGCGGAACAATTGTGGGAAACCACAATGAATCCGACGAACCGGCGCTTGTTGCGGGTGACCTCTGATGACGCCGCTGCGGCAGCCGAGGCCTTCCAAATGTTGATGGGAGAAAAAGTGGCTCCACGCCGGCAATTTATTGAAGAAAACGCTAAGTTTGTAGAAAACCTAGATGTTTAA